The genomic window AAAGGTGGTCTGAACTCCTAAGAGCAAGGTAATACCTGTGGCGAGTAAAAAGCCAAACATATCCGGAGCGTTTGCCGCGATACGCAAACCAATGAAAATGAGACCGAGGAACAAGGTCAATAAAATGAGTGCTCCTATCAATCCAAAGTCTTCGGCATAGGCTGCGAAAATGAAATCGGTATGTGCTGCGGGCAGGAAGCCGAGTTTTTGTTCGCCGGCGCCCGCACCGCTGCCCCATAGTCCGCCTTGCGTAAAAGAGGATAAGGATTGGACTACGTGATATCCTGAAGTATCTCTATATTTGAAGGGGTCGAGTGCGGCTTTTACCCGGTCGATTCGATAATCATACATCATTATTAAACATACTCCTCCCACGGCGCCGAGGATCCCCGTCACGGCGGTGTAGCGTATTGATCCGCCTGCCACTAAAATCATAAGGAGTGTGGTCAATGCAATAACTAAAGGAATACCAATGTCTTTTTGGGCAATAACGATTACACAAAAGAATCCGGCAACACAGCCCGGCATAAGAAAACCGGCACAAAATTTTTTGATATGTTCTTGATTTTGAGTCAAGCGAAGGGAGAGCAAA from Candidatus Hydrogenedentota bacterium includes these protein-coding regions:
- a CDS encoding cell division protein FtsW, translated to MRRDSTILITITVACILCGISMIYSISAVQVANSTIIFKHLVYLGLGSIAFLIMMYNDYHRLATPKMRRLIVMGTVVLLILTFVPPFRQVRGGAARWVGMGPFVFQPSELAKFCVVLLLSLRLTQNQEHIKKFCAGFLMPGCVAGFFCVIVIAQKDIGIPLVIALTTLLMILVAGGSIRYTAVTGILGAVGGVCLIMMYDYRIDRVKAALDPFKYRDTSGYHVVQSLSSFTQGGLWGSGAGAGEQKLGFLPAAHTDFIFAAYAEDFGLIGALILLTLFLGLIFIGLRIAANAPDMFGFLLATGITLLLGVQTTFIMTVNLGLFPAKGLPLPFVSYGGSALVVSLFMTGILVNIGIQGELNPAGKKTSLLPRVRPPSFLSRSTT